The DNA segment TGCATGGACATGACCGAGGCGGGGGTTGATCTGATGCTTGGCACAAGCATCACCGATGTCAGCCACGGCGATGGGTTCACGGTTCAGACCAGCGCAGGTAGTCTGCATGCACCGAAGCTGGTGGTCGCCACGGGCGGCAAATCCATTCCGAAAATGGGCGCGACGGGCTTTGGTTATCAGCTTGCCACGCAATTTGGCGCAGACCTTGTAGAAACGCGCCCCGCACTGGTGCCGCTGACCTTCACCTCGGCGCAACTGGACGAGATGAAGCCGCTGGCGGGGCTGTCGGTTCCCGCCAGTGTACGCTGTGGGCGCATTGCATTCCGCGAGGGGCTGCTTTTTACGCATCGTGGCCTGTCCGGCCCGTCGATCCTGCAAATCTCAAGCTATTGGCGCGAGGGGGAGGCAATCGAGATTGATCTGGCCCCTGATGTCGATATTTCCGCCGCACTGGCCGCAGAGAAGCAGGCACGGGGGCGACAGGCCGTATGGGGGGTGCTGGGCGCACATCTGCCGGAAAAATTGGCGCGTCAGATCGTGGCGCGCGCGGGCCTGGCGGGGAACCTGGCCGATCAGCCGAAAGCAAAACTGAAAGCGCTGGCGCAAGACGTGTCGGCATGGAGTGTGCGCCCGGTCGGCACCGAGGGCTATAGAACCGCCGAAGTCACGTTGGGCGGCGTGGATACGCGCGGCCTTGATGCGCGCACATTGGAAAGCCGGACCGTTCCGGGGCTGCATTTCATCGGCGAAGTGGTCGATGTCACAGGCTGGCTGGGCGGATACAACTTTCAGTGGGCGTGGTCGTCGGGCTGGGTGGCGGGGCAGGCTGTCTGAACAGCCGCCCCGCGCAGCCGGTTTTCTATCCCGAAATCTGTTCGCGCAGCACCGACCCTGTCATGGACACAAACAGATAGATGCCAAGAAAGATCAGAAACGCGAGCGATGAATATTCAAGCTTGCGTGGATATGCCGCTTCATCCGACGCGACAGGTTCCACCGACAAGGCCAGATAGCGGACTTGTCTGCTCACTTCGATCCGAGCGGATTCCATTTGCTGCATGGCCTGCGCGCGCATCATCTCGCGGGTCTGAATCTCTGCCTCGGCCATGATTAACTGGCTTTGCGTTCGCGCCAGCGACGCGCCACTGGGCGAGTCTATGGTCATGGAGCCGCGCAAATCCTCGATTTGGCGGCGCAGCGCTTCTTCGCGCCGCTCCAATGGTTGCAGGCGTGCGGGGTTGGGGCGTGCGTTAGAGCGCAATTCTTGCAGGCTCAGCCGAGTTTGCGTCAACTCTGCCTCCAGCGCGCCGATTTGTTGCGACAGAAGCGACAACTCAACCTCGCCTGACATAACGTTGGAGCGTTCCTGCAACGCGACGGATTCCATGCGGGCCTGTACAAGCTGTTGCTGCGCTTCTTCCAGATTTTCGCGCGCCTCGCGCATCTGGCTGTCGCGCAGACGCTGGGTCATCATGTCGATATGCTGTTCGGCAAACCGGATCAGCGCGCGCGCAAAGCGTTCGCTATCCTCGGGAGAGGCAGCAATCACTTCCATCCGTACGACACCCTCGGTCGGATCATAGCCTATCTTAACATGTCGAGAGAAGGTTCTGAAGGCAGCTTCATCCGTCGCATCGGGCGGCAAGCGCCGTATCATATCGATGTGGTCTTGACTGAAATGCTCTTTGAAGCCCTCTTCTGTATCCAGCCGCAACATGGCCGCGCGCGATTGCAGAAAGCTTTGGACAGAGG comes from the Roseinatronobacter monicus genome and includes:
- a CDS encoding NAD(P)/FAD-dependent oxidoreductase; the encoded protein is MKSYDVIILGAGAAGMFCAIEAGRRGRRVALIDHAKAPGEKIRISGGGRCNFTNLDIRPERFLSQNPRFARSALSRYTQHDFITRVDAAGIAWHEKTLGQLFCDGSAREIIAMLCMDMTEAGVDLMLGTSITDVSHGDGFTVQTSAGSLHAPKLVVATGGKSIPKMGATGFGYQLATQFGADLVETRPALVPLTFTSAQLDEMKPLAGLSVPASVRCGRIAFREGLLFTHRGLSGPSILQISSYWREGEAIEIDLAPDVDISAALAAEKQARGRQAVWGVLGAHLPEKLARQIVARAGLAGNLADQPKAKLKALAQDVSAWSVRPVGTEGYRTAEVTLGGVDTRGLDARTLESRTVPGLHFIGEVVDVTGWLGGYNFQWAWSSGWVAGQAV
- a CDS encoding capsule biosynthesis protein encodes the protein MQDVSHSTGGPASEVGTRPSAPAKPAVVVSKQPRSADIADNAFDPAESAHHGAAQNDTGPQAQHVHMADHEGSPKTQDNIDAIRAEGLTARQLRMAMRVAQEHGIRPTSAFEAVLMLRQRGIDPFARATMLDLVHSDTPAPGREVAIAEQTAPALRAAPGQLATTPVEDAQDRMAQIAAERDKELKRVQRDIAKRRRKRLALLCARLLVFVTLPTFIVSWYFYVIATPMYATESQFIIQQADGQGGMNGLAGMLPSAAGMGMGGQSEAASVQSFLQSRAAMLRLDTEEGFKEHFSQDHIDMIRRLPPDATDEAAFRTFSRHVKIGYDPTEGVVRMEVIAASPEDSERFARALIRFAEQHIDMMTQRLRDSQMREARENLEEAQQQLVQARMESVALQERSNVMSGEVELSLLSQQIGALEAELTQTRLSLQELRSNARPNPARLQPLERREEALRRQIEDLRGSMTIDSPSGASLARTQSQLIMAEAEIQTREMMRAQAMQQMESARIEVSRQVRYLALSVEPVASDEAAYPRKLEYSSLAFLIFLGIYLFVSMTGSVLREQISG